One window of Manihot esculenta cultivar AM560-2 chromosome 17, M.esculenta_v8, whole genome shotgun sequence genomic DNA carries:
- the LOC110604909 gene encoding putative disease resistance RPP13-like protein 1, with translation MALGEIFLATFLQVLFSRLASLELLKFASLVGIQKKLQKWAQMLSAIQAVLEDAEEKQLTDKAVKLWLDNLRDLAYDVEDMLDEFAVEAMRCKLKGSDEASKNQVQKLVPACCNIYRAKAVKFSLRMGSKMDRITSRLADILKQKIQLGLEKIPGGQSTNQWQRLPSTSVPTETQVYGRSEDKEKMLDWLLRDESNDVNFQVISIVGMGGVGKTTLAQLLYNDDAVGHFNPKAWVCVSEEFDVLRITRTILESATSLPCDLKDFNQIQVKLRDALAGRKFLIVLDDVWNKNYSEWNRLQPPFRVGAPGSKIIVTTRDSNVALLMGTTKIHCLEQMSNDDCWSVFAQHAFENKDLTAQPNLEIIGRKIVKKCKGLPLAARTLGGLLRCKERDCEWEDILNSDLWSLSDEESEILPVLRLSYHHLPSQLKRCFSFCSVLPKDYEFEEKELVLLWMAEGLVQQPEENKQIEDVGGEYFCELLSRSLFQRSSRDQSKFVMHDLISDLAQWVAGDVSFTLEDKVDGNKMKISPKARYSSYICGQYDDLKKFEPFSDAKGLRTFLPFSPPYPGKSYLTSYVPSDLLPKLRCLRILSLSGYNITELPNSIGKLKHLRHLNLSHTNIRNIPESASSLHSLQTLLLRDCTLLKNLPAKMGNLINLRHLDITNGESIEGMPLGMNKLTNLQTLSDFVVGNDKGSSLKELMELSFLRGTLCISKLENVADASDAREANLKNKQGLDMLLLKWCSGFDNSRNERVENNVLDMLQPPTKLKELTIQCYGGTKFPIWLGDPSFREVVSIRLEKCENCTSLPPLGLLASLKDLSIIGMSGIKSIGAEFYGGKCSKPFPSLQILCFQDMREWELWVPYGTDNEEFPSLRDLWIENCPKLTGRLPNYLSSLEKLVILECEKLVVSIPSIPMLSKLQIKGCKEVAHGGLVNFSSPNSMVVSTISELTCLTEEFIQVLKNVEDLKVFGCKGLISLWQNDIKSRQWLTFLHNLVIEDCPKLVSLVAEEDEEQLQQSWGCELQSLEIRRCESLVMLPQFLHSLISLRELVIESCPKFISFPGAGLPPMLRGIRIKNCSALGPLPAAVIWNSACLENLYIEGCCSLMSFARSQRLDI, from the coding sequence ATGGCTCTGGGAGAGATATTTCTTGCCACTTTCCTTCAGGTCTTGTTTAGCAGATTGGCTTCTCTAGAGCTGTTGAAATTTGCAAGCCTAGTTGGAATTCAGAAGAAACTGCAGAAGTGGGCCCAAATGCTGTCAGCAATTCAGGCAGTGCTTGAAGATGCAGAGGAGAAGCAACTAACTGATAAAGCTGTCAAACTGTGGTTGGATAATCTCAGAGACTTGGCCTATGATGTGGAAGATATGCTAGATGAGTTTGCAGTTGAAGCTATGAGATGCAAATTGAAGGGATCAGATGAAGCGAGCAAAAATCAGGTACAGAAACTTGTCCCTGCTTGCTGTAACATTTACAGAGCAAAGGCTGTCAAGTTTAGTCTTAGAATGGGATCCAAGATGGACAGAATAACTAGCAGACTAGCTGATATTTTGAAACAAAAAATCCAACTTGGTTTAGAAAAAATCCCAGGAGGGCAATCTACTAATCAATGGCAGAGACTACCTAGTACATCTGTGCCGACAGAAACTCAAGTTTATGGCAGAAGTGAAGATAAAGAAAAGATGCTTGATTGGTTGTTAAGGGATGAATCAAATGATGTCAATTTTCAAGTTATTTCTATTGTTGGTATGGGTGGGGTGGGAAAAACAACACTTGCTCAGCTACTATACAATGATGATGCAGTAGGACACTTTAATCCAAAAGCATGGGTTTGTGTATCCGAGGAGTTTGATGTTTTGAGAATAACTAGGACAATTCTTGAGTCAGCTACTTCATTGCCTTGTGATCTAAAGGACTTTAATCAAATACAAGTTAAACTAAGAGATGCTTTAGCTGGGAGAAAGTTTTTGATCGTTTTAGATGATGTTTGGAACAAGAACTATAGTGAGTGGAACAGGCTACAGCCACCATTTCGAGTTGGAGCACCAGGAAGTAAAATAATTGTAACAACACGGGACAGCAATGTTGCTTTGTTAATGGGAACCACTAAAATTCACTGCTTGGAGCAAATGTCAAATGATGACTGTTGGTCAGTATTTGCACAGCATGCATTTGAGAATAAAGACCTAACTGCACAACCAAATCTAGAAATAATTGGCAGAAAAATTGTTAAGAAGTGTAAAGGCTTGCCTTTGGCCGCAAGGACACTTGGGGGCCTACTACGATGCAAAGAAAGAGATTGCGAGTGGGAAGATATATTAAATAGCGATTTATGGAGTCTATCAGATGAGGAAAGTGAAATTCTACCTGTTCTGAGGTTGAGCTATCACCATCTCCCTTCTCAGTTGAAGAGGTGCTTTTCCTTCTGTTCAGTCCTCCCGAAGGACTATGAATTTGAAGAGAAGGAGCTGGTCTTGTTATGGATGGCAGAAGGTTTGGTTCAACAACCTGAAGAGAATAAGCAAATAGAAGATGTAGGTGGTGAATACTTCTGTGAGCTATTATCAAGGTCATTATTTCAACGATCAAGTAGGGATCAGTCAAAATTTGTGATGCATGACCTCATCAGTGATCTAGCTCAATGGGTTGCAGGAGATGTAAGCTTCACATTGGAGGATAAAGTGGATGGTAACAAGATGAAAATTTCCCCAAAGGCTCGCTATTCATCGTACATTTGTGGCCAATATGATGACTTAAAAAAATTTGAGCCCTTTTCTGATGCCAAAGGTTTGAGAACTTTCTTGCCTTTTTCTCCGCCTTATCCTGGAAAAAGCTATCTCACCAGCTACGTTCCTTCTGATTTGTTGCCAAAGTTAAGATGCTTGAGGATTCTATCTTTAAGTGGATATAACATCACTGAGCTGCCCAATTCAATTGGTAAGTTAAAGCATCTAAGGCACCTCAACCTTTCTCACACAAACATTAGAAATATACCTGAGTCAGCAAGTTCTCTACATAGCTTGCAGACACTGCTTTTAAGAGATTGCACTCTGCTCAAGAATTTGCCTGCAAAAATGGGGAACCTAATCAACTTACGGCATCTTGATATTACAAATGGAGAATCAATAGAAGGAATGCCACTAGGAATGAATAAACTGACCAATTTGCAAACCTTATCTGACTTTGTTGTTGGCAACGATAAAGGATCTAGTTTAAAAGAGTTGATGGAGTTGTCATTTCTCCGTGGAACACTTTGCATTTCAAAATTGGAAAATGTGGCTGATGCTAGTGATGCAAGAGAGGCCAACTTAAAGAACAAACAAGGTCTAGATATGTTGCTTCTGAAATGGTGTTCTGGATTTGATAATTCACGaaatgaaagagttgaaaacaATGTGCTCGATATGCTACAACCACCTACAAAGTTGAAAGAGCTGACTATTCAATGTTATGGTGGAACCAAGTTTCCAATTTGGTTAGGAGATCCTTCATTCCGTGAGGTGGTGTCTATAAGGCTCGAGAAATGTGAGAACTGCACATCCTTGCCGCCACTTGGGCTCTTAGCTTCTCTTAAAGATCTGAGTATCATAGGAATGTCGGGCATAAAAAGTATCGGTGCTGAGTTTTATGGGGGGAAATGCTCAAAGCCATTTCCATCACTTCAGATATTATGCTTTCAGGACATGAGAGAATGGGAACTTTGGGTTCCTTACGGAACTGATAATGAAGAGTTCCCCAGCTTGCGTGATCTTTGGATTGAGAACTGTCCCAAACTAACAGGAAGATTACCAAACTATCTTTCATCATTGGAAAAACTTGTCATTCTTGAATGTGAGAAACTAGTAGTTTCAATTCCAAGCATTCCAATGCTTTCCAAACTACAAATTAAAGGATGCAAAGAGGTGGCGCATGGAGGTTTGGTCAATTTCAGCTCCCCAAACTCCATGGTAGTTTCAACCATTTCAGAGCTCACATGTCTCACAGAAGAATTCATCCAAGTGTTAAAAAATGTGGAGGATTTGAAGGTCTTTGGTTGTAAAGGGCTCATATCATTGTGGCAGAATGACATAAAGTCACGCCAATGGCTCACTTTCCTTCATAATTTGGTCATCGAGGACTGTCCCAAGTTAGTTTCTTTGGTGGCGGAAGAAGATGAAGAGCAGCTGCAACAGTCGTGGGGCTGTGAACTTCAATCTCTTGAAATAAGGCGTTGTGAAAGTCTGGTGATGCTGCCCCAGTTCTTGCATAGCCTCATTTCTCTTAGAGAGCTAGTTATTGAGTCATGCCCAAAGTTCATTTCCTTCCCAGGGGCTGGTCTTCCTCCCATGCTAAGAGGGATTCGGATTAAAAATTGCAGTGCTCTAGGTCCCTTACCTGCTGCAGTGATTTGGAACAGTGCATGCCTTGAAAACTTGTACATTGAAGGATGTTGTTCTTTGATGTCCTTTGCTAGAAGCCAACGGTTGGatatttaa
- the LOC110604623 gene encoding uncharacterized protein LOC110604623, translating to MDNDAEQVMEISSTVSGSSDGSNPKSSSLVSRVRKLLFRKMLVGIKDGRFFLGTFHCIDKQGNIILQDTVEYRSTRRSSPSPMEQRCLGLILIPSSCRTSCHVDCSIEEQLSLLKVQE from the coding sequence ATGGACAATGACGCGGAGCAAGTGATGGAGATATCGTCAACAGTGTCAGGGAGCTCAGATGGGTCTAACCCAAAAAGCTCAAGCCTTGTATCCCGAGTGAGGAAGCTTCTGTTTCGCAAAATGCTTGTGGGAATTAAAGATGGGCGATTTTTCTTGGGTACCTTTCATTGCATTGACAAGCAAGGGAATATCATTCTCCAAGATACAGTAGAATATCGAAGCACTCGacgttcttctccttctccaatGGAACAGCGGTGTCTCGGCCTTATTCTCATCCCTTCTTCTTGCAGAACCTCTTGTCATGTGGATTGCTCCATTGAAGAACAATTGTCTCTGTTAAAGGTTCAGGAGTAG
- the LOC110604412 gene encoding (S)-2-hydroxy-acid oxidase GLO1 isoform X2: protein MRKLQGRNCQRWFLTTMHQVQKTSGLSRKIAMHSLEFCEFRPRILIDVSKIDMTTSVLGFKISMPIMIAPTAMQKMAHPEGEYATARAASAAGTIMTLSSWATSSVEEVASTGPGIRFFQLYVYKDRNVVAQLVRRAERAGFKAIALTVDTPRLGRREADIKNRFTLPPFLTLKNFEGLDLGKMDKADDSGLASYVAGQIDRTLSWKDVQWLQTITSLPILVKGVLTAEDTRLAIQNGAAGIIVSNHGARQLDYVPATIMALEEVVKAAQGRVPVFLDGGVRRGTDVFKALALGASGIFIGRPVVFSLAAEGETGIRKVLQMLREEFELTMALSGCRSLREITRNHIVTDWDLPHPVARL from the exons ATGAGGAAATTGCAAGGCAGAAATTGCCAAAGATGGTTTTTGACTACTATGCATCAGGTGCAGAAGACCAGTGGACTCTCAAGGAAAATCGCAATGCATTCTCTCGAATTCTGTGA GTTTCGACCTCGCATTCTTATTGATGTGAGCAAGATAGACATGACTACAAGTGTCTTGGGCTTCAAGATTTCAATGCCTATCATGATTGCTCCAACAGCCATGCAGAAAATGGCTCACCCAGAAG GAGAGTATGCAACAGCAAGGGCAGCTTCAGCAGCTGGAACAATTATG ACTCTATCTTCATGGGCTACTTCCAGCGTAGAGGAGGTTGCTTCAACAGGGCCTGGTATTCGCTTTTTCCAGCTTTAT GTGTACAAAGACAGGAATGTGGTTGCTCAGCTTGTGAGAAGAGCTGAGAGAGCTGGATTCAAGGCCATTGCCCTTACAGTGGATACTCCAAGACTTGGCCGGAGAGAAGCTGATATCAAGAACAG ATTCACTTTGCCACCATTTTTGACTTTGAAGAACTTCGAGGGCTTGGATCTTGGCAAAATGGATAAG GCTGATGACTCCGGACTTGCCTCATATGTTGCTGGCCAAATTGACCGGACACTTAGCTGGAAG GATGTGCAGTGGCTTCAGACAATCACATCACTGCCAATCCTGGTGAAGGGTGTCCTGACTGCAGAGGATA CAAGACTAGCCATACAGAATGGAGCTGCTGGAATCATCGTATCCAATCATGGAGCTCGCCAGCTTGATTATGTTCCTGCAACTATTATGGCATTGGAAGAG GTGGTCAAAGCTGCACAAGGCCGTGTTCCTGTTTTCCTTGATGGTGGAGTTCGCCGTGGGACAGACGTTTTCAAGGCATTAGCACTAGGAGCATCTGGAATATTT ATCGGGAGGCCTGTGGTATTCTCACTGGCTGCTGAAGGTGAAACTGGTATTAGGAAGGTGCTTCAGATGCTCCGCGAGGAGTTCGAGCTAACAATGGCATTAAGTGGCTGCCGCTCGCTCAGGGAGATTACTCGTAATCACATTGTGACTGACTGGGACCTTCCTCACCCAGTTGCCAGGTTATAA
- the LOC110604908 gene encoding uncharacterized protein LOC110604908, protein MEKPIPKFVQSSVTINPYKSKDHYPKKAKGMSFFAFVLSIFIYISIFYIFNLSLSKLFKNSKFWFFISNTLIIIILVDYGAFSSSKDYNKQHDLYQDYIMRRQTSFPSSCRQYYSQIIRTCIPEEEALVDLQEKTKVTHQRNKVPAKVSLAVATNKKKLESCLKQENVNGGGQAKTFHRSKSDITKRVVIDESKNIITRVETEKYDSPPEPVVEENNKNDYANMSNEELNRRVEEFIQRFNRQIRLQRDVY, encoded by the coding sequence ATGGAAAAGCCAATACCAAAATTTGTGCAAAGTTCAGTCACCATTAATCCTtacaaatccaaagatcactaCCCCAAAAAAGCCAAGGGCATGTCCTTCTTTGCCTTTGTTTTGTCTATTTTTATCTATATCTCTATCTTCTATATCTTCAACCTCTCCCTTTCAAAGCTCTTCAAAAACTCCAAGTTCTGGTTCTTCATTTCCAACACTCTCATTATCATAATTCTAGTAGATTATGGTGCATTCTCATCCTCCAAAGATTACAATAAACAGCATGATCTTTATCAGGACTACATAATGAGAAGGCAAACAAGTTTTCCATCTTCTTGCAGACAATATTATTCTCAAATTATCAGAACTTGCATTCCTGAAGAAGAAGCTCTAGTGGACTTGCAGGAGAAGACAAAAGTAACCCATCAAAGAAACAAAGTCCCTGCAAAAGTAAGCTTGGCAGTTGCCACTAATAAGAAGAAGCTTGAAAGTTGTCTAAAACAAGAAAACGTTAATGGAGGTGGTCAGGCAAAAACATTTCATCGTAGCAAGTCGGATATCACGAAAAGGGTAGTGATTGATGAGAGTAAGAACATTATTACAAGGGTAGAAACTGAGAAATATGACTCACCACCAGAGCCTGTAgttgaagaaaataataaaaatgattatGCAAATATGTCCAATGAAGAATTAAACAGAAGAGTTGAGGAGTTTATTCAAAGATTCAACAGGCAGATTCGACTTCAGAGAGATGTTTATTAG
- the LOC110605596 gene encoding protease Do-like 5, chloroplastic isoform X1, whose amino-acid sequence MVVLGALRGILSPPLVQGSASSSSSSDSRDSTNKSLILARRRAVVFGSTSVVVASLLNLHNFNSSSPLFHSAIASAEEDVLEKEEGRIVHVFQITSPSVVFIKDLELAKIPKSSSNDATLNEDENAKVEGTGSGFIWDKFGHIVTNYHVVDKLATDRSGLQRCKVFLIDAGGNSLYREGKIIGFDPAYDLAVLKVDVEGHELKPAVLGTSRDLRVGQSCYAIGNPYGYENTLTTGVVSGLGREIPSPNGRAIRGAIQTDAAINAGNSGGPLIDSYGHVIGVNTATFTRKGTGVSSGVNFAIPIDTVVRTVPYLIVYGTPYSDSKVFPDKATSS is encoded by the exons ATGGTGGTCTTGGGTGCTTTACGTGGCATTCTCTCTCCTCCTCTAGTTCAGGGGAgcgcctcttcttcttcttcttcagattCTCGAGATTCTACAAACAAGAGTCTCATTCTTGCAAGGAGAAGAGCAGTAGTCTTTGGTTCCACCAGTGTGGTGGTTGCTTCTCTGCTCAACTTGCACAATTTCAATTCAAGCTCTCCATTATTCCATTCTGCTATTGCTTCTGCTGAAGAAGATGTACTTGAGAAAGAAGAGGGTAGAATTGTTCATGTCTTCCAG ATAACTTCACCATCAGTTGTTTTCATTAAAGACCTCGAATTAGCTAAGATCCCAAAGAGCTCTTCCAATGATGCTACACTTAATGAGGATGAAAATGCAAAAGTTGAAGGGACAGGTTCAGGCTTCATCTGGGACAAGTTTGGTCACATA GTTACAAACTACCATGTTGTTGATAAATTGGCTACGGATAGGAGCGGGTTACAGCGTTGTAAG GTGTTTCTAATTGACGCTGGAGGAAATAGCTTGTACAGGGAAGGAAAGATCATTGGTTTTGATCCAGCTTATGATCTGGCTGTCCTTAAG GTTGATGTTGAGGGACATGAACTGAAGCCTGCTGTTCTTGGTACTTCTAGAGATTTACGTGTTGGTCAGAGTTGCTATGCCATTGGGAATCCTTATGGATATGAGAACACACTTACAACTGGG GTGGTCAGTGGGTTAGGCAGGGAAATTCCTTCACCAAATGGAAGAGCCATTCGAGGAGCTATTCAAACAGATGCAGCCATTAATGCAG GGAATTCAGGAGGGCCACTGATTGATTCATATGGACATGTTATTGGCGTCAACACAGCAACTTTCACTCGAAAAG GGACAGGAGTATCCTCTGGAGTGAATTTTGCAATACCCATAGACACGGTAGTGCGGACTGTGCCATACCTTATTGTATATGGAACTCCTTACAGTGACAG CAAGGTGTTTCCTGATAAAGCAACAAGTTCTTGA
- the LOC110605596 gene encoding protease Do-like 5, chloroplastic isoform X2 — MVVLGALRGILSPPLVQGSASSSSSSDSRDSTNKSLILARRRAVVFGSTSVVVASLLNLHNFNSSSPLFHSAIASAEEDVLEKEEGRIVHVFQITSPSVVFIKDLELAKIPKSSSNDATLNEDENAKVEGTGSGFIWDKFGHIVTNYHVVDKLATDRSGLQRCKVFLIDAGGNSLYREGKIIGFDPAYDLAVLKVDVEGHELKPAVLGTSRDLRVGQSCYAIGNPYGYENTLTTGVVSGLGREIPSPNGRAIRGAIQTDAAINAGNSGGPLIDSYGHVIGVNTATFTRKGTGVSSGVNFAIPIDTVVRTVPYLIVYGTPYSDRF; from the exons ATGGTGGTCTTGGGTGCTTTACGTGGCATTCTCTCTCCTCCTCTAGTTCAGGGGAgcgcctcttcttcttcttcttcagattCTCGAGATTCTACAAACAAGAGTCTCATTCTTGCAAGGAGAAGAGCAGTAGTCTTTGGTTCCACCAGTGTGGTGGTTGCTTCTCTGCTCAACTTGCACAATTTCAATTCAAGCTCTCCATTATTCCATTCTGCTATTGCTTCTGCTGAAGAAGATGTACTTGAGAAAGAAGAGGGTAGAATTGTTCATGTCTTCCAG ATAACTTCACCATCAGTTGTTTTCATTAAAGACCTCGAATTAGCTAAGATCCCAAAGAGCTCTTCCAATGATGCTACACTTAATGAGGATGAAAATGCAAAAGTTGAAGGGACAGGTTCAGGCTTCATCTGGGACAAGTTTGGTCACATA GTTACAAACTACCATGTTGTTGATAAATTGGCTACGGATAGGAGCGGGTTACAGCGTTGTAAG GTGTTTCTAATTGACGCTGGAGGAAATAGCTTGTACAGGGAAGGAAAGATCATTGGTTTTGATCCAGCTTATGATCTGGCTGTCCTTAAG GTTGATGTTGAGGGACATGAACTGAAGCCTGCTGTTCTTGGTACTTCTAGAGATTTACGTGTTGGTCAGAGTTGCTATGCCATTGGGAATCCTTATGGATATGAGAACACACTTACAACTGGG GTGGTCAGTGGGTTAGGCAGGGAAATTCCTTCACCAAATGGAAGAGCCATTCGAGGAGCTATTCAAACAGATGCAGCCATTAATGCAG GGAATTCAGGAGGGCCACTGATTGATTCATATGGACATGTTATTGGCGTCAACACAGCAACTTTCACTCGAAAAG GGACAGGAGTATCCTCTGGAGTGAATTTTGCAATACCCATAGACACGGTAGTGCGGACTGTGCCATACCTTATTGTATATGGAACTCCTTACAGTGACAGGTTTTGA
- the LOC110604412 gene encoding (S)-2-hydroxy-acid oxidase GLO1 isoform X1, whose amino-acid sequence MEITNVMEYEEIARQKLPKMVFDYYASGAEDQWTLKENRNAFSRILFRPRILIDVSKIDMTTSVLGFKISMPIMIAPTAMQKMAHPEGEYATARAASAAGTIMTLSSWATSSVEEVASTGPGIRFFQLYVYKDRNVVAQLVRRAERAGFKAIALTVDTPRLGRREADIKNRFTLPPFLTLKNFEGLDLGKMDKADDSGLASYVAGQIDRTLSWKDVQWLQTITSLPILVKGVLTAEDTRLAIQNGAAGIIVSNHGARQLDYVPATIMALEEVVKAAQGRVPVFLDGGVRRGTDVFKALALGASGIFIGRPVVFSLAAEGETGIRKVLQMLREEFELTMALSGCRSLREITRNHIVTDWDLPHPVARL is encoded by the exons ATGGAGATAACCAATGTTATGGAATATGAGGAAATTGCAAGGCAGAAATTGCCAAAGATGGTTTTTGACTACTATGCATCAGGTGCAGAAGACCAGTGGACTCTCAAGGAAAATCGCAATGCATTCTCTCGAATTCT GTTTCGACCTCGCATTCTTATTGATGTGAGCAAGATAGACATGACTACAAGTGTCTTGGGCTTCAAGATTTCAATGCCTATCATGATTGCTCCAACAGCCATGCAGAAAATGGCTCACCCAGAAG GAGAGTATGCAACAGCAAGGGCAGCTTCAGCAGCTGGAACAATTATG ACTCTATCTTCATGGGCTACTTCCAGCGTAGAGGAGGTTGCTTCAACAGGGCCTGGTATTCGCTTTTTCCAGCTTTAT GTGTACAAAGACAGGAATGTGGTTGCTCAGCTTGTGAGAAGAGCTGAGAGAGCTGGATTCAAGGCCATTGCCCTTACAGTGGATACTCCAAGACTTGGCCGGAGAGAAGCTGATATCAAGAACAG ATTCACTTTGCCACCATTTTTGACTTTGAAGAACTTCGAGGGCTTGGATCTTGGCAAAATGGATAAG GCTGATGACTCCGGACTTGCCTCATATGTTGCTGGCCAAATTGACCGGACACTTAGCTGGAAG GATGTGCAGTGGCTTCAGACAATCACATCACTGCCAATCCTGGTGAAGGGTGTCCTGACTGCAGAGGATA CAAGACTAGCCATACAGAATGGAGCTGCTGGAATCATCGTATCCAATCATGGAGCTCGCCAGCTTGATTATGTTCCTGCAACTATTATGGCATTGGAAGAG GTGGTCAAAGCTGCACAAGGCCGTGTTCCTGTTTTCCTTGATGGTGGAGTTCGCCGTGGGACAGACGTTTTCAAGGCATTAGCACTAGGAGCATCTGGAATATTT ATCGGGAGGCCTGTGGTATTCTCACTGGCTGCTGAAGGTGAAACTGGTATTAGGAAGGTGCTTCAGATGCTCCGCGAGGAGTTCGAGCTAACAATGGCATTAAGTGGCTGCCGCTCGCTCAGGGAGATTACTCGTAATCACATTGTGACTGACTGGGACCTTCCTCACCCAGTTGCCAGGTTATAA
- the LOC110604366 gene encoding receptor like protein 29, which translates to MAPSVSLCLLGVLLVLAGDEVIALSRNSVRGDMVMEEEELFGLFEVLGALLDDPEWAQVHPQPCTDTPWPGVQCELADDPPIFHVTKIHVGPDIINPPCKTTAHLSSSLQKLPYLKVLSIFSCFVTSDPVILSPTLFENLSSLEHLALGSNPALSGQIPSSLGHITSLRVLTLSQNNLRGNIPQELGGLLNLEQLDLSYNNLSGEIPEEIGRLKSLTIMDVSWNSLEGQVPYSLGQLNLLQKIDLGSNKLVGRVPADLGKLKRLVLLDLSHNFINGPMPVTLSGLVQLQYLILDDNPINSGIPLFAVSLKRLTSISLSGCGLTGPIPNSLSSLKNLTALSLDNNSLTGTVPPSLGSLPNLDQLNVSNNQLSGELLLPEKFIGRLGKRLDVRGNSRLCTSNKRNFSFYLETPACLDKIGNGDHKICPEQNQDEAKGMQSSSWFHGKMKSSNNGVAFSDQKHLLCTFLLSFLSFFL; encoded by the coding sequence ATGGCCCCTTCTGTTTCCCTTTGCCTTTTGGGTGTTCTACTTGTTTTGGCAGGTGATGAGGTGATTGCACTATCGAGAAACTCAGTTAGGGGAGATATGGTGATGGAGGAAGAGGAGCTTTTCGGGCTATTTGAGGTTCTTGGTGCACTTCTGGATGATCCTGAATGGGCTCAAGTGCACCCACAACCATGCACTGACACTCCATGGCCTGGTGTTCAATGTGAGCTCGCTGATGACCCTCCAATCTTTCACGTCACAAAGATTCATGTTGGTCCTGATATTATTAACCCTCCTTGCAAAACTACTGCTCATCTGTCAAGTTCCTTGCAGAAGCTACCTTACCTAAAAGTTCTTTCTATTTTTAGCTGTTTCGTAACATCTGATCCTGTCATTCTTTCTCCTAcactttttgaaaatttatcCTCCTTGGAGCATCTAGCTCTTGGTTCCAATCCAGCTCTCTCTGGACAAATACCCTCAAGTTTAGGACACATTACCAGCCTAAGAGTTCTGACCCTGTCCCAGAATAATCTACGAGGAAACATCCCTCAGGAGCTTGGTGGCTTGTTAAATCTAGAGCAGCTTGACCTAAGTTACAATAATCTAAGTGGAGAAATTCCTGAGGAGATCGGACGGTTAAAAAGTTTGACCATTATGGACGTAAGTTGGAACAGTCTTGAAGGGCAGGTTCCTTATTCTTTGGGTCAGCTTAATCTTCTCCAAAAAATTGATTTGGGATCTAACAAGCTTGTGGGAAGGGTACCTGCAGATTTGGGGAAGCTAAAGAGGTTAGTTTTGCTTGATTTGAGCCATAATTTTATCAATGGACCAATGCCTGTAACCCTCTCAGGATTGGTACAGTTACAGTACCTCATACTTGACGACAATCCTATAAATTCAGGAATACCCTTGTTTGCGGTGTCCCTTAAAAGGCTTACATCAATAAGTTTGTCAGGATGTGGATTAACAGGTCCAATACCGAATTCTCTGTCTTCATTGAAAAATCTTACAGCTCTTTCTCTAGACAACAACAGCCTCACTGGGACAGTTCCTCCAAGCTTGGGATCACTTCCAAATCTTGATCAACTAAATGTGAGCAACAATCAGCTAAGTGGAGAGCTACTGCTCCCAGAAAAGTTCATTGGCAGGCTTGGCAAAAGATTAGATGTTAGAGGAAACAGCCGATTGTGTACTAGCAACAAGagaaacttttctttctatctGGAGACTCCAGCTTGCTTGGATAAAATAGGCAATGGTGATCATAAAATTTGTCCTGAACAGAACCAAGATGAGGCCAAGGGAATGCAATCTTCTTCATGGTTCCATGGGAAGATGAAAAGTTCAAATAATGGTGTAGCATTTTCTGATCAAAAGCATCTTCTATGTacttttcttctttcctttCTGTCTTTCTTTCTGTAA